The window AAAGCGCTTCACCGCGGCTTTCGAAGCACTCGCCGGAAAGATCCTCGACGAGAAAACCACGAAGTTCACCGAGACCAACCACAGCAAGCTCGACGAACTCCTGAAGCCCTTCCGCGAACGCCTCAAGGAATTCCAGGACAAGATCGAGGCGACACACATCACCGAGGTGACCGAGCGCCGCTCGCTCAAGGACGAGCTGAAGCGGCTCATGGACCTGAACCAGCAGGTCAGCCAGGACACAAAGAACCTGACCACTGCACTCAAGGGTGAGGCCAAGACCCAGGGGACCTGGGGCGAGTTCATCCTCGAGCGTGCGCTGGAGATGTCCGGTCTTGTCAAAGGCCGCGAGTACGAGGTGCAGGACAGCCGTCTGAATGAAGCCGGCGACCGGCAGCAGCCTGACGTGGTGATCCGGCTGCCGGAGGGGCGCTGTATCGTCGTGGATGCCAAGGTTTCGCTGGTGGGCTTCGAGCGCTACGCCAGCGCGGAGAATGATGCCGATCGCGCGGCGGCGCTGGACAGCCATCTGCTCTCGGTGCGCACGCACATCAAGACGCTGAGCGAAAAGAATTACCCGGCGCTCTACGGTTTCGAGTCGCTGGACTTCACCCTGCTGTTCATTCCGGTCGAGCCCGCATTTCTGGTTGCGGTGCAGGCCGATCAGAATCTGTATGCGACGGCCTGGAAGCAGAATATCGTGCTGGTCAGCCCGACCACGCTGCTGGCGACGCTGCGGGTTGTGGAAAGTGTGTGGCGGATCGAGCGCCAGAACCGCAACGTCATGAAGATCGCGGAGCAGGCCGGCCGGATGCACGACGCCTTCGTGGCCTTTGTCATCGAACTGGAGAAGGTCAGCCGCAACATGCAGACGGCCAGCGCCTCGCTGGACACCGCGATCAGGAAGCTGCATACGGGCCGGGGCAACCTCGTCAAGCGTGCCATGGACATCAGGATCCTGGGTGCAAAAACCAGCAAGGCGTTGCCCGATGCCCTGGTTGAGCTGGCGGATGATGTCGACGACGAGGCGTTGGCCGAGCTGCCGGATGCCGGGTCTGAAGACGCGCCCGAAGACTTGTCAGACGCCTGATCGCCGATGGCCGACCTCGCGCTAGCCGTCAGCCAGCTTTCCCGGCGCTACGACAACCGGCAGATTCTCGACCATCTCGATCTTTCCGTCGCGCCGGGCGAACTCGTCGCCATTGTCGGCGAGTCGGGCTCCGGCAAGTCAACGCTGCTCAACCTGATTGCCGGACTCGACCAGCCTGATGCGGGGCGCATCACGATCGGCGGGCAGGACCTCGCCACGCTCGATGACGATGCCTGCACGCGCCTGCGTCGGGCACGGCTCGGTTTCGTGTTCCAGTCCTTTCATATCCTGCCGCATCTGCGTATCGGCCAGAACATCGAGCTGCCGCTGGTGCTGCTCGGCGTGGCGGCCGGCGAGCGCCAGCAGCGTGTCGCCGAACTGCTCGACGCAGTGGGCCTGGCTGATCGCGCCGGCAGCCTGCCGCGTGAACTCTCCGGCGGCGAACTGCAGCGCGTGGCGGTGGCCCGCGCACTCGTGCACCGGCCACTGCTGATACTGGCCGACGAGCCCACCGGCAATCTCGACGCCGAAACCGCGGCAACGCTGATGAAGCTGCTGGCCACGCAGATCCGCGAGCGTGGCGCGGCCGGCGTGCTCGTCACGCACTCCGCGGCGGCGGCGGCGCTTGCCGACCGCGTGCTGCTGCTCAGTCAGGGTCGTCTGCATCCGCAAGGCCCGGCCGCTCACTGACATGTTGTGGATCTGGTGGCAGCTGATCATCAGATACGCCTGGACTTACCGGCTGCGCACCGCCGTGCAGGTGCTGGCGATCGCCGTGGGTGTCGCGCTCGGCTATGCCGTGAGCCTGATCAACAGCTCGGCGCTGAATGAGTTCAGCGCGGCGCTCAGGCAGATCAACGGCGAGGCCGACGCGGTCATCGAGGGTTCGCGCACGGGTTTCGACGAACAGCTCTTCGCGCGCGTGGCCAGCGATCCTGGCGTGCAGCTGGCCAGTCCGGTACTGGCTACAGATGTACTGGTGCCAGGCAAGGGTGACGAACATCCGCCGCGCCTTACCGTGCTCGGCATCGATGTGCTGCGCGCCGCGCCGCTCTCGCCGACGCTGCTTCCACAGCCACAGCCACAGCCACAGGCACAGGCAGAAGACGTATCGCGTTTCAGCGTCTTTGGTGACGGAATTTTTCTTTCACCCTCGGCGCTGGAGCGCTTCGCTGTACAGCCCGGTGAGTTCCTCGAGGTGCAGGCAGGATCCGCTACGGTCGCCCTGAAGGTCCGCGGTACCTTGCCCGGTGTACGTGCCGGCAGCCTGCTCGGTGTGATGGACCTGGGCTTTGCGCAGTGGCGTCTCGGCGGCCTCGGCCGGCTGACGCGCATCGATCTGCGTCTCGGCGATGGGGTCAGCCTGGAGGCACTGCGCACCCGGCTCGATCTGCCACCTGGTGTGAACCTGGCGGGGCCGGACGCCGCCAGCGCGCGTCTTGCCAACCTGTCCCGCGCCTATCGCGTCAACCTCAATGTGCTGGCGCTCGTCGCCCTGTTTACCGGCGGTTTCCTGGTGTTTTCGCTGCAGGCGCAGGCCACGCTGGCCCGACGCTCGCAGTTTGCCTGGCTGCGCGCCGCCGGCATCGAGCGTGGCCAGCTGAAGCGATTGCTGATCGCCGAGGCGGTCACGATCGGCGCCGCGGGCAGCCTGCTCGGACTGTTTGCCGGGGCAGCCATCGCCCGTGCGGCGCTTGCGGCCCTCGGCGGCGATCTCGGTGGCGGCTACTTCAACACGGCCGAGCCGGTACTCGGCTTTCCACCGCTCACCGCTGCCGGATTTGGCGGGCTCGGCATACTCGCAGCGGTTGCCGGCAGTTATCTGCCCGCCCATGAAGCGGCGCACACGCCGCCTGCGGCAGCGCTGCACGCTGGTGCAGAAGAAGACGTGCTTCGTCCGCTCGGCCGCGTCTGGCCGGGCATCGCCCTGCTGGGTGCCGGCGCAGTCCTGGTCAATCTCCCGCCGCTGGCCGGCATACCCTTGCCGGCCTATCTGTCCATCGGCGCCATATTGATCGGCGCGATTGCGCTGCAGCCGCGCATCGCACAGCTCGTCTCCCGGCCACTCACCGACTGGCTGCAGACGGTGCAAGCCGGTACGCGCATGCCGATGCTGCTGCTTGCCGCCAACCGCATGGTGCAGGCACCCGGAGGCGCTGCGATTGCGATGGCCGGCATCGTTGCCAGTTTCGGCCTGATGGTGGCGATGGGCACCATGGTGTCGAGCTTTCGCGGCACGCTCGACGACTGGCTGGTGCAGGTGTTGCCGGCAGATCTCTACGCGCGGGTCGGGCAGTCCATGACCGACGTGTATCTGCCGCCGGCTGACCTGCAGCGCATACGCACACACCCCGGCGTGCTGCGCGTCGAGTTCTCGCGTGCCATGCCGCTGCAGCTCGCAGCGGACCGCGCCCCGGTGGTGGTCGTCGCACGCAACATCGACGCGGCAGATCCCGGCGCTTCCCTGCCGCTGGTCGGCCGCACACTCGCGTGGCAGCCGGACATGCCGCCGCCGGTCTGGGTGTCCGAAGCGATGGTGGATCTCTACGGCGCACGCCCCGGGGAAATACTCGAGCTCCCGCTGACCGGCAGCCTGCAGCGCTTCTCCGTGATGGGTGTCTGGCGCGACTACGCGCGGCAGTTCGGCTCGGTGGCGATGCGTACCGGGGATTACCAGCGCATCACCGGCGACGAAACGCGCACGGATGCCGCGATCTGGCTGCGCCCCGGCGTGAAGGCAGCAGATGTGAGTCGCGATCTGCTCGCGACGCTGGAATCTGCCGATGTGATCGAGCTGCGCGCACCGGCCGAGATCCGCGCGCTGAGCCTGCGCATCTTCGATCGCAGCTTTGCCGTGACCTACGTGCTGGAAGCGGCGGCGATCCTGATCGGCATGATCGGCGTGGCGGCAACATTCTCCTCGCAGGCGATGGCCCGCACCCGCGAGTTCGGCATGCTCCGCCACATCGGCGTGACGCGTACGCAGATCCTGCGCGTGCTGGCGCTCGAAGGCACGCTGGCAACCCTCAATGCGATCCTGGTTGGCCTGCTGGCGGGGCTGGTGATTGCGCTGGTACTGATCCGCGTGATCAACCCGCAGTCCTTTCACTGGTCGATGCAGCTGATCGTGCCCTTCGGCCTGATCGCCGGCCTGATCGCGGCGCTGCTGGTTTGTGCCACTGGAACCGCCGCCATCGCGGGCCGGCGCGCCATCGGCAGCAGTCCGCTCCGCGCCGTGCACGAGGACTGGTGATGCTGAGCCGTCGCCGACTGCTGCTGACGCTTGCTGCCCTGGCCACACCATCGGTGCGCGCCGCCTTCAGCTATCCGCCAGTGGTGCCGCGCGCGCTGGTATTTCCGCAGGACTTCGGTGCGCATCCTGATTTCCGTACCGAGTGGTGGTATCTCACCGGCTGGCTCGGTGACAGGGCGAAGCCGCTCGGCTTTCAGCTGACCTTCTTCCGCACGCGTACCGACGTGGATCCGGCCAACCCGAGTGCATTCGCCGCTCACCAGCTGGTGATTGCACATGCCGCGATCACGGATCCCGCGCGTGGCTCGCTGCTGCTGGATGAGCGCATCGCCCGCACGGGTTTCGGGCTTGCCGAAGCCGCGAGCGGCGATACCGATGTGAAGCTGTCCGGCTGGACACTGCGCCGCGATCCGGTCACGGACATCTATCACGCGCAGATCGCCGCACGTGACTTCACGCTCGACTTTGAAGCCGCCGCATCGGCGCCACCCTGGCTGCAGGGCGAAGGCGGCCTCTCGCACAAGGGCCCGGACGCGTTGCAGGCGAGCTACTACTATTCGCGACCACAACTCACCGTAAAGGCGCAGCTCAGCCGGGCCAACCGGATGCAGGAACTTTCCGGCATCGCCTGGCTCGATC of the Chromatiales bacterium genome contains:
- the rmuC gene encoding DNA recombination protein RmuC, whose protein sequence is MEASTLTAILLAVPALALGGLAGAWFASRSAKRRLDEAQTLATAQAEAARAGLEEKIRGLEMQLAELRSQHAQALESARELGQADGEKAVRIGELQTQLTAAARAQAENEARLKTLVEDTEKRFTAAFEALAGKILDEKTTKFTETNHSKLDELLKPFRERLKEFQDKIEATHITEVTERRSLKDELKRLMDLNQQVSQDTKNLTTALKGEAKTQGTWGEFILERALEMSGLVKGREYEVQDSRLNEAGDRQQPDVVIRLPEGRCIVVDAKVSLVGFERYASAENDADRAAALDSHLLSVRTHIKTLSEKNYPALYGFESLDFTLLFIPVEPAFLVAVQADQNLYATAWKQNIVLVSPTTLLATLRVVESVWRIERQNRNVMKIAEQAGRMHDAFVAFVIELEKVSRNMQTASASLDTAIRKLHTGRGNLVKRAMDIRILGAKTSKALPDALVELADDVDDEALAELPDAGSEDAPEDLSDA
- a CDS encoding ABC transporter ATP-binding protein, with the protein product MADLALAVSQLSRRYDNRQILDHLDLSVAPGELVAIVGESGSGKSTLLNLIAGLDQPDAGRITIGGQDLATLDDDACTRLRRARLGFVFQSFHILPHLRIGQNIELPLVLLGVAAGERQQRVAELLDAVGLADRAGSLPRELSGGELQRVAVARALVHRPLLILADEPTGNLDAETAATLMKLLATQIRERGAAGVLVTHSAAAAALADRVLLLSQGRLHPQGPAAH
- a CDS encoding ABC transporter permease gives rise to the protein MLWIWWQLIIRYAWTYRLRTAVQVLAIAVGVALGYAVSLINSSALNEFSAALRQINGEADAVIEGSRTGFDEQLFARVASDPGVQLASPVLATDVLVPGKGDEHPPRLTVLGIDVLRAAPLSPTLLPQPQPQPQAQAEDVSRFSVFGDGIFLSPSALERFAVQPGEFLEVQAGSATVALKVRGTLPGVRAGSLLGVMDLGFAQWRLGGLGRLTRIDLRLGDGVSLEALRTRLDLPPGVNLAGPDAASARLANLSRAYRVNLNVLALVALFTGGFLVFSLQAQATLARRSQFAWLRAAGIERGQLKRLLIAEAVTIGAAGSLLGLFAGAAIARAALAALGGDLGGGYFNTAEPVLGFPPLTAAGFGGLGILAAVAGSYLPAHEAAHTPPAAALHAGAEEDVLRPLGRVWPGIALLGAGAVLVNLPPLAGIPLPAYLSIGAILIGAIALQPRIAQLVSRPLTDWLQTVQAGTRMPMLLLAANRMVQAPGGAAIAMAGIVASFGLMVAMGTMVSSFRGTLDDWLVQVLPADLYARVGQSMTDVYLPPADLQRIRTHPGVLRVEFSRAMPLQLAADRAPVVVVARNIDAADPGASLPLVGRTLAWQPDMPPPVWVSEAMVDLYGARPGEILELPLTGSLQRFSVMGVWRDYARQFGSVAMRTGDYQRITGDETRTDAAIWLRPGVKAADVSRDLLATLESADVIELRAPAEIRALSLRIFDRSFAVTYVLEAAAILIGMIGVAATFSSQAMARTREFGMLRHIGVTRTQILRVLALEGTLATLNAILVGLLAGLVIALVLIRVINPQSFHWSMQLIVPFGLIAGLIAALLVCATGTAAIAGRRAIGSSPLRAVHEDW
- a CDS encoding carotenoid 1,2-hydratase; this encodes MSRRRLLLTLAALATPSVRAAFSYPPVVPRALVFPQDFGAHPDFRTEWWYLTGWLGDRAKPLGFQLTFFRTRTDVDPANPSAFAAHQLVIAHAAITDPARGSLLLDERIARTGFGLAEAASGDTDVKLSGWTLRRDPVTDIYHAQIAARDFTLDFEAAASAPPWLQGEGGLSHKGPDALQASYYYSRPQLTVKAQLSRANRMQELSGIAWLDHEWSSAALAPDAVGWDWIGMNLNDGSALVAFQIRSQQAGQPPVQTYAAIRDASGRGRVVPPAEVRFTPLRYWNSSRHRTAWPVAQRITIGPRVFETRPLMDDQELDSSPTTGAVYWEGASELLEAGRPVGRGYLEMTGYVAPLKL